The region CTTAGGGTGAAGGTTATCTTCGCGCCAGGCGCCAGCCCTTCGAGGTCCACGTTCGGCGCGACCTTGAAGGCCATTGTCATCCCCGGCCATTTCAGCGCCGGGATGGCCTCATGCGTGATTTGGATTTGGCGATCCGTTTTGTTGACGCCCTTGATGACGCCCTTCCCCGTCGCCTTTTCCCCCGCTTGCGCGACCTCCTGCCGGTTCTGAGCCTGAGCTGCCGAAGGGGCTACGCCGACCATGGCCAACCCGGCAATCGCGACGACGACCAACAACAGTGACTGTTTCGCTTCCTTTTTCATTCCTACCTCCTTCTGGTTGAATTTATCGAACCGCCACTTGCGCCGATCCGATTCCGCCTGCGCTTGCTTCCCCGTTCGTTGAGCCGCCCCCGTCATCGCCCGCCGGCAAACCAATCCCCTTGATCAGCGCGTAAATCGCCGGGATGACGACGAGCGTCAGCAGCGTGGACGACACCATGCCGCCGATCATCGGGACGGCGATGCGCTGCATGACCTCCGAACCGGCGCCCGTGCTCCAGAGAATCGGCACGAGGCCGGCCATGATGGCGACGACTGTCATCATCTTGGGCCGTACGCGCTCAACAGCGCCGAGCATGATCGCCTCGCGCAGGTCAGCCTTGGTAAATGGCTTCCCGTCAGTAGCCCGCGCTTCCGTGACCTCCTGCATCGCCGCCTCCAGATAGATCAGCATGACGACGCCCGTTTCCGCCGCGACGCCAGCAAGCGCGATGGAGCCCACGCCGACGGCGATCGACATGTTGAAGTTCAGGAGCCACATGAGCCAGACGCCGCCGACCAGCGCGAAGGGCAGCGACAGCATGACGATCAGCGTTTCGGTGATTTTGCGGAAATTCAGGTAGAGCAGCAGGAAGATGATGAAGAGCGTCACCGGCACGACGATGCGCATGCGGGCTTCGGCGCGTTCAAGATATTCGAACTGCCCGCTCCAGACGACATAAGAGCCTGACGGAAAGTCGATCGCCTCATTGACGGCCTTACGCGCCTCATTCACGAAGCCGCCGATGTCGCGGTCGCGGATGTCGACGAAGATATAGACGGCGAGCTGGCCATTCTCCGTGCGGATCGAGGTGGGGCCGCGAACCAGCTCCACCTTCGCGACTTCGCCGAGCGGTATCGTTCCGCCGCCGGGGAGCGGAATCAGGACTTCGCTGGCGATCGCCCTCGGGCTCGACCGAAAATCGCGCGGATAGCGCACGTTGACGCCGTAGCGTTCACGTCCTTCGACTGTGGTTGT is a window of Methylocystis sp. IM3 DNA encoding:
- a CDS encoding copper-binding protein, which gives rise to MKKEAKQSLLLVVVAIAGLAMVGVAPSAAQAQNRQEVAQAGEKATGKGVIKGVNKTDRQIQITHEAIPALKWPGMTMAFKVAPNVDLEGLAPGAKITFTLSKAPQGGYVIEQIQRAE